The Podospora bellae-mahoneyi strain CBS 112042 chromosome 7, whole genome shotgun sequence genomic sequence AGACTGCCGTGGCGAGGCAATGGGATAGAAGAAAGACACGGCTGACGGAGTGTGTTGAATTTATACAGCAAGAAAGGAGGTTCATTTCTCAGTCGTTTGAGCATGCGCGGTGGCCGCAAGAAGGACACAGCCGACTTTGATTCAGACTCGGAATTTGGTGTTGAAGCCCGGATGGACGGCACCAATGCCCGAGTCTTCAGCCAGACGTTAAGCAACCCAGTCGTGGGCGGAGGCTATGTCCCCCATCACAAGGAACCGCCACGATACATTCGAACCAAAGCGACCAACAAGAAAGCAAGAGAGTTCAACCGCATGTTTCTGGCCCAAGAATTGGTCGGCACAAGACCTCCCAAAGATGAAGAGAAGGCCGACGCGAACAAGGCACCTGTTGTGACAGTCAGCGTggctggtggcggcgatCGCAAGACAGCGAGGTCAGGCGGAGCAATCTGGGCGACTGAGTTCAGCAGAGACGGGAAGTACCTGGCCACGGGCGGGCGAGACCACATTGTCAGGATATGGGCAGTCTTGACGACATCCGACGAGCGCCGGGCACACGAAGAGGATGAGAACGCCAATGGCGGACCTGGAGAACGGCTTAGTGCGCCGGTATTCAGGGACCGGCCGCTGATGGAGTTTGAGGGACACACCGGGGAGGTCTTGGACCTCAGCTGGAGCAAGAACAACTTTTTGCTGTCGTCCTCGATGGACAAAACTGTCAGACTATGGCATCTTAGTCGAAGAGAATGCCTCTGCACGTTCAAGCACAAAGACTTTGTCACGCGGTTAGCCTTCCACCCTCGGGATGACCGCTTCTTCCTGGCCGGCTCCCTGGATACCATGCTGCGATTATGGAGCATTCCGGACAAGGCAGTGGCCTTCTCGGCCAACCTTCCCGATCTCATCACTGCGGTTGCCTTTTCCCCAGACGGAAAGATAGCGATTGCCGGCCTACTGAATGGCCTCTGCGTCTTTTTCGAGACAGAAGGACTCAAACAACAGACACAAATTCACGTACGCTCATCTCGTGGCAAAAATGCCAAAGGAAGCAAGATTACAGGCATCCAGACCATGCTTGTGCATCCACCAGCCCCGGCCTACCCaactcatcaaccaccaggTTCCAGTGCGGCCTCGCATGCTTCCACTGACGTGCCCAGTAACGCCGAGGTGCGAGTGATGGTCACATCCAATGACAGTCGAATCCGAATCTACAGTCTACGGGATCAGACCATGGAGGTTAAGCTCAAAGGGCATGAGAACTCCTGCAGTCAAATCGCAGCCACATTTTCAGACGATGGCAAATATGTGGTCTGCGGAAGCGAGGATCGCAAGGCTTTTGTTTGGAGTGTGACGGGCAAGGGGGTGTCGCTGACCACAGACAAGGACAAATCGCCTTGCGAGTATTTTGAAGCACACGGCGAGACCGTCACGACGGCTCTTTTTGCGCCAACACAAACGAGGATGCTTCTTGGTCAGAGCGGAGATCCGATTTACGATCTATGCAATCCACCACCTGTGGTTTTGCAGAGCCTAGATGAGGTTGCCAGTGCCGCAGCAAGCACCACCGGGTCTCAACTAGCACCCGCGTCAGAACACCTGGTAAAAAGGCCGGAGCCGAGTCCCGCTTATATTGCCAGATCTACTCATTACGATGGTAACATTCTCATCACAACAGGCGATACCGGCATCATTAAGGTCTTTCGCCAAGATTGCGCCTTCGGTAAGCGCAGACACGAGAGCTGGGAGACAGGAAGCACGTTCAGTCGGAAGCTGGCGCCCAGCAACGGATTCATGAGTGGAAACGGGCTAGGTCGCAGTGGCAGCGTGATGACAAGAACCAGCGGTGGCAGCGTCACACGTAGCCGAAGAGGGTCTCTTACCCAGCCATTCTCACCACAGCTTGGCCCAGTTGGCGGCAGCTCCGACCGAATTCTCAGCTGGCGCCAGGGGATTGAAAACGGAGGCGACAAGCGATCCAGCACTCTATTAAATGGGAGCGCGACGCCAGCAGCTAGCGAAAGATCGATGAGCCCGGCCAAGGTCATCCGGACGCCCCTAAGTTCACAGGTGAACTTGGCAAGCGAGGCCAGAAAACAGCCATATGCGAACTCGACCGTCACGTCAAGAAACAGGGCTGGCAGCACCCTGACGAGCCCAACAGCCAGTGTGTTTAGTAACGCACCCTCGCGTGTCCCTTCGAGGCTCCTCAGAGAAAGACGCATGTCAAaggagccggaggaggaaACGTCAGTGCCGCCGACTCCCAGCTT encodes the following:
- a CDS encoding hypothetical protein (EggNog:ENOG503NWE2; COG:S), coding for MPPAKRHAQQLLHVSLEHNADMASIWSTIKAAAPSRTRAPEQQHQPQSQHQPSESEPSPIPPVRGVASRASSLSRSRVPGTTPPPPQQSVPRSTSILGEIRGSNSSNQQSRSSPIPSPSAANTSTTQPPSTSKKTSSRLSRSYTSIGLTGKEKEREKEKEKEKEKGREQDVDDENADDTGDQSTAAGNGTAGPGITIGVNQSAYTPSPIPSPALDPLSQQIYLRRNSEVPIPGRRSMHMAEGLARSSSDFLRAVTPAGDVSKDKSKKGGSFLSRLSMRGGRKKDTADFDSDSEFGVEARMDGTNARVFSQTLSNPVVGGGYVPHHKEPPRYIRTKATNKKAREFNRMFLAQELVGTRPPKDEEKADANKAPVVTVSVAGGGDRKTARSGGAIWATEFSRDGKYLATGGRDHIVRIWAVLTTSDERRAHEEDENANGGPGERLSAPVFRDRPLMEFEGHTGEVLDLSWSKNNFLLSSSMDKTVRLWHLSRRECLCTFKHKDFVTRLAFHPRDDRFFLAGSLDTMLRLWSIPDKAVAFSANLPDLITAVAFSPDGKIAIAGLLNGLCVFFETEGLKQQTQIHVRSSRGKNAKGSKITGIQTMLVHPPAPAYPTHQPPGSSAASHASTDVPSNAEVRVMVTSNDSRIRIYSLRDQTMEVKLKGHENSCSQIAATFSDDGKYVVCGSEDRKAFVWSVTGKGVSLTTDKDKSPCEYFEAHGETVTTALFAPTQTRMLLGQSGDPIYDLCNPPPVVLQSLDEVASAAASTTGSQLAPASEHLVKRPEPSPAYIARSTHYDGNILITTGDTGIIKVFRQDCAFGKRRHESWETGSTFSRKLAPSNGFMSGNGLGRSGSVMTRTSGGSVTRSRRGSLTQPFSPQLGPVGGSSDRILSWRQGIENGGDKRSSTLLNGSATPAASERSMSPAKVIRTPLSSQVNLASEARKQPYANSTVTSRNRAGSTLTSPTASVFSNAPSRVPSRLLRERRMSKEPEEETSVPPTPSFTYMSASENDPPDSPAGTGVVSGGGSTTSSFWNLNRWRGITAFKVTASSPNQSGSGVEGHKRSDSRSSIVKRVQGDAGPGDQKEQGSPEQRVGTSRRQSTGTGLLPAAHVVRNSTDGNGKDRKHQRMSLPAGAVLSQADSEADVRSIPANGGMVAPVNPLQVRRDGSPYRHLWSRGSSSHDSGGRPGSDLGS